A stretch of Astyanax mexicanus isolate ESR-SI-001 chromosome 21, AstMex3_surface, whole genome shotgun sequence DNA encodes these proteins:
- the lig4 gene encoding DNA ligase 4, translating into MEGTSKNGSTSQTTKNDATSVAAQVPFLHLCTVLEKIQKAKGRPDKAKCLKEFMESWRKFHAALHKDSPSTTDSFYPAMRLIVPPFERERMAYGIKENMLAKLYIEVLGLPKTGPEANKLLNYRAPTTSQGEAGDFALTAYFVIKKRCTSQGNLSIKEVNDFLDSVAINNASKQKDLVKKSLLHLITQSSALEQKWLIRMILKDMKLGVSKETVLQVFHPDAAELYNVTTDLDKVCRQLHDPSVSLNEVSIGLFSAFKPMLAAVANIRQIEKQMKDQPFYIETKLDGERIQLHKDGDVYKYYTRNSFEYTQQFGASPLDGSLTPYIHNVFKPHVVNCILDGEMMAYNPTAETFMQKGSKFDIKRLMDDSDLQTCFCVFDVLLVNDQKFGNEPLKKRYDTLQTVFTPIKGRIQLVPKAEGRNMQQVVNALNEAIDNREEGIMVKDPMSIYKPDKRGEGWLKIKPEYVDGLMDELDLLIVGGYWGKGRRSGMLSHFLCAVAESPSPGEKPTVFHTICRIGSGYTMKELYDLGLKLAKHWKVYRKNDPPASILCGTEKPEVYIEPQNSVIIQVKAAEIVESDMYKTNCTLRFPRIERIREDKEWHQCMTLDELSQFRTKASGKLASRHFQIDGDQPDKKKRKLAAKPKKTIGIINHYKAQDLSAVTKETDMFEDVEFCVINGNDSHSKADLEKAVARCGGIVVQNPGKDTYCVIAGVENMRVKNLISSDQHDVVWASWLLECLDGKQVLPWHPRHMIHMSPPTREHFAKEYDRYGDSYYINTDEQQLRDIFKRIDQPTTEVDPTFAASVEAEFGWDDLPTSMFRPYCAYFDRCADINDPESVIRGTCLDTRALEFRFYGGTVTEGIKEGISHVVVAEQERILVLRTLRRLFKKKFKIVRETWVTDSIKAGHVLNNNEYLL; encoded by the coding sequence ATGGAGGGAACATCTAAAAATGGCTCTACGTCTCAAACCACCAAAAACGACGCTACATCAGTTGCTGCACAAGTGCCATTTCTTCACCTCTGCACAGTCCTTGAGAAGATACAAAAAGCTAAAGGTAGACCAGACAAGGCTAAATGTTTAAAAGAGTTCATGGAATCGTGGAGAAAATTTCATGCAGCACTTCACAAGGACAGTCCCAGCACGACAGACTCATTCTACCCGGCCATGCGCCTCATTGTGCCTCCATTTGAGAGGGAAAGAATGGCTTATGGCATCAAAGAAAACATGCTAGCCAAACTCTACATTGAAGTTTTGGGGCTCCCGAAGACTGGCCCAGAAGCCAACAAACTTCTCAACTACAGAGCCCCCACAACATCGCAAGGGGAAGCAGGAGACTTCGCCCTCACAGCGTATTTTGTTATCAAAAAGAGATGCACGAGCCAAGGCAACCTAAGCATTAAAGAGGTCAACGACTTTTTGGACTCTGTCGCAATAAACAATGCTAGCAAACAAAAAGATCTTGTGAAGAAAAGCCTTTTGCATCTGATCACTCAGAGTTCAGCACTGGAGCAGAAGTGGCTCATTCGTATGATCCTTAAAGATATGAAACTTGGTGTTAGCAAGGAAACCGTGCTCCAGGTTTTCCATCCAGATGCTGCCGAACTCTACAACGTCACTACAGACTTGGACAAAGTGTGCAGACAGCTACACGATCCCTCTGTTTCCTTGAATGAGGTGTCCATTGGTCTCTTCTCTGCCTTCAAGCCCATGCTTGCAGCTGTTGCCAACATCCGGCAAATCGAGAAACAGATGAAGGACCAGCCCTTTTATATCGAAACCAAGCTTGATGGTGAGCGCATCCAACTTCACAAAGATGGAGATGTGTACAAGTATTACACCCGCAACTCTTTTGAGTATACGCAGCAGTTTGGTGCCTCACCACTAGACGGCTCTCTTACGCCATACATCCACAATGTCTTTAAGCCTCATGTGGTCAACTGCATCTTGGATGGTGAGATGATGGCTTATAATCCCACCGCCGAGACCTTCATGCAGAAAGGCAGCAAGTTTGACATTAAGAGGTTGATGGACGACTCGGATTTACAgacttgtttttgtgtgtttgacgTTCTGCTTGTCAACGACCAGAAGTTTGGAAATGAGCCTCTGAAAAAGCGCTACGACACTTTGCAAACGGTGTTCACGCCTATCAAAGGCCGAATCCAGCTGGTGCCTAAAGCGGAAGGCAGAAACATGCAACAAGTAGTCAACGCCCTCAACGAAGCCATTGATAACCGAGAAGAAGGGATCATGGTTAAGGATCCAATGTCCATCTACAAGCCAGACAAACGTGGGGAAGGGTGGCTGAAGATCAAACCTGAGTATGTGGATGGTCTCATGGACGAACTGGACCTGCTAATAGTGGGCGGCTACTGGGGGAAAGGAAGACGGAGTGGGATGTTGTCCCACTTCCTTTGTGCTGTTGCCGAATCCCCCAGTCCTGGAGAGAAGCCCACGGTGTTCCATACGATCTGTCGAATTGGCTCAGGCTACACCATGAAGGAGCTGTACGACCTTGGCCTTAAACTGGCCAAGCACTGGAAAGTCTACCGCAAGAACGACCCTCCGGCATCGATTCTTTGTGGAACAGAGAAGCCTGAGGTTTACATTGAGCCACAGAACTCTGTGATCATCCAAGTCAAGGCGGCGGAGATTGTCGAAAGTGATATGTACAAGACGAACTGCACGTTACGCTTCCCCCGGATCGAAAGGATCCGAGAGGACAAGGAATGGCATCAGTGCATGACCTTGGACGAGCTCAGTCAGTTCCGCACTAAGGCTTCGGGCAAACTTGCGTCCAGACACTTCCAAATCGACGGAGACCAGCCGGACAAGAAGAAGCGGAAACTTGCGGCCAAACCCAAGAAAACCATCGGCATAATCAACCACTACAAGGCTCAAGACCTCTCTGCAGTTACAAAGGAGACCGACATGTTCGAAGACGTTGAGTTCTGTGTGATCAACGGAAACGACAGCCATTCCAAAGCAGATCTCGAGAAAGCCGTGGCTCGTTGCGGAGGCATCGTGGTACAGAACCCCGGAAAGGACACATACTGCGTCATTGCTGGCGTTGAAAACATGAGGGTGAAGAACCTCATCAGTTCAGACCAACATGATGTGGTATGGGCTTCCTGGCTGCTGGAATGCCTGGACGGGAAACAGGTGTTGCCTTGGCATCCACGCCACATGATCCACATGTCTCCACCCACACGGGAACACTTTGCAAAAGAGTATGATCGTTATGGAGACAGTTACTACATCAACACTGATGAGCAGCAGCTGAGGGACATCTTCAAGAGGATTGACCAACCTACTACCGAGGTGGACCCGACTTTTGCAGCCTCAGTTGAGGCAGAGTTTGGTTGGGACGACTTGCCAACTAGCATGTTTAGACCCTACTGTGCCTACTTTGACCGTTGTGCTGATATAAATGACCCAGAAAGCGTCATTCGGGGTACTTGTTTAGACACTCGGGCACTGGAGTTCCGCTTTTACGGAGGAACGGTAACTGAAGGGATAAAAGAAGGTATCTCGCATGTAGTCGTGGCAGAGCAGGAGAGAATATTAGTCCTGAGAACACTGAGGCGTCTGTTTAAGAAGAAGTTCAAGATCGTGAGGGAGACGTGGGTGACTGATTCAATCAAAGCAGGACATGTACTAAATAACAACGAGTACCTCTTGTAA